The following are encoded in a window of Streptomyces sp. Go-475 genomic DNA:
- the efeB gene encoding iron uptake transporter deferrochelatase/peroxidase subunit, with protein MADTDPSSPSRRSLLGWGGAGLALGAAAAGGAVAMARAGDDPGPAGAAIAFHGPHQAGIATPVQDRLHFAAFDVTTEDRAAFVRLLKDWTDAARRMTAGHPVGEGAYGGLAEAPPDDTGEALGLKPSRLTLTIGFGPGLFEKFGLADRRPEALVDLPKFAGDNLDRARSGGDLCVQACSDDPQVAVHAIRNLARIGFGKVVIRWSQLGFGKTSSTTPEAQTPRNLMGFKDGTRNIAGTETTRLKKFVWVDEKDGPPWMAGGSYLVARRIRMHIETWDRTSLREQEDIFGRDKAEGAPVGKAKERDEPFLKAMKPDAHVRLAHPDANHGATILRRGYSFTDGTDGLGRLDAGLFFLAYQRDVRKGFIPIQRNLATDALNEYIQHVGSALFAIPPGVRDQHDWWGRTLFSEEA; from the coding sequence ATGGCGGACACCGACCCCTCCTCCCCCAGCCGCCGTTCGCTGCTCGGCTGGGGCGGCGCGGGCCTGGCGCTCGGCGCCGCGGCGGCGGGCGGCGCGGTGGCGATGGCCCGCGCCGGGGACGACCCCGGACCGGCCGGCGCGGCGATCGCCTTCCACGGCCCGCACCAGGCGGGCATCGCCACGCCGGTCCAGGACCGGCTGCACTTCGCCGCGTTCGACGTGACGACCGAGGACCGGGCGGCCTTCGTCCGGCTGCTGAAGGACTGGACGGACGCGGCCCGGCGGATGACGGCCGGGCACCCGGTGGGCGAGGGCGCCTACGGCGGCCTGGCCGAGGCGCCGCCCGACGACACCGGCGAGGCCCTCGGCCTGAAGCCCTCCCGGCTGACCCTGACGATCGGCTTCGGCCCGGGCCTGTTCGAGAAGTTCGGCCTCGCGGACCGCCGGCCGGAGGCACTGGTCGACCTGCCGAAGTTCGCGGGCGACAACCTGGACCGGGCGCGCAGCGGCGGCGACCTGTGCGTGCAGGCCTGCTCCGACGACCCGCAGGTGGCGGTCCACGCGATCCGCAACCTGGCCCGCATCGGCTTCGGCAAGGTCGTCATCCGCTGGTCGCAGCTCGGCTTCGGCAAGACCTCGTCGACGACGCCCGAGGCGCAGACGCCGCGCAACCTGATGGGCTTCAAGGACGGCACGCGCAACATCGCGGGCACGGAGACGACCCGCCTGAAGAAGTTCGTGTGGGTGGACGAGAAGGACGGCCCGCCCTGGATGGCGGGCGGCTCCTACCTGGTCGCCCGGCGCATCCGCATGCACATCGAGACCTGGGACCGCACCTCGCTGCGGGAGCAGGAGGACATCTTCGGCCGGGACAAGGCCGAGGGCGCTCCGGTCGGCAAGGCGAAGGAGCGGGACGAGCCGTTCCTGAAGGCGATGAAGCCCGACGCGCACGTGCGGCTCGCGCACCCCGACGCCAACCACGGGGCGACGATCCTGCGCCGCGGCTACTCCTTCACCGACGGCACGGACGGCCTCGGCCGCCTGGACGCGGGCCTGTTCTTCCTGGCCTACCAGCGGGACGTCCGCAAGGGGTTCATCCCGATCCAGCGCAACCTGGCGACGGACGCGCTCAACGAGTACATCCAGCACGTGGGTTCGGCGCTCTTCGCGATCCCGCCGGGCGTCCGCGACCAGCACGACTGGTGGGGCCGGACGCTGTTCTCCGAGGAGGCCTAG
- the efeU gene encoding iron uptake transporter permease EfeU: protein MFSNYLIGLREGLEASLVVCILIAYLVKTGRRDALKPVWTGVGVAVALALGFGCALEFGSQELTFQAQEALGGSLSILAVGLVTWMVFWMRRTARHLRSELHGRLDAALAMGTGALVATAFLAVGREGLETALFVWASVHAASDGTPRPLLGVALGLLTAVLLGWLFYRGALRINLSKFFTYTGAMLVVVAAGVLAYGFHDLQEADFLPGLTDQAFDISGTIPPDSWYGTLLKGVLNFQPNPTVLQVAVWLLYLVPTLAFFFAPSRTTASPVRDPA from the coding sequence ATGTTCTCCAACTACCTGATCGGCCTGCGCGAGGGCCTGGAGGCGAGCCTCGTCGTCTGCATCCTCATCGCCTACCTGGTCAAGACCGGCCGCAGGGACGCCCTGAAGCCGGTCTGGACCGGCGTCGGCGTCGCGGTCGCCCTGGCGCTCGGCTTCGGCTGCGCCCTCGAATTCGGCTCCCAGGAGCTGACGTTCCAGGCGCAGGAGGCGCTCGGCGGCTCGCTGTCGATCCTCGCGGTCGGCCTGGTGACGTGGATGGTGTTCTGGATGCGCCGCACGGCCCGGCACCTGAGGTCGGAGCTGCACGGCAGGCTGGACGCGGCACTCGCGATGGGCACCGGCGCGCTGGTCGCCACGGCGTTCCTGGCGGTGGGCCGCGAGGGGCTGGAGACGGCCCTGTTCGTCTGGGCGTCGGTCCACGCGGCGAGCGACGGCACCCCCAGGCCCCTGCTCGGCGTCGCGCTGGGGCTGCTCACGGCGGTCCTGCTGGGCTGGCTGTTCTACCGGGGCGCCCTGCGCATCAACCTGTCCAAGTTCTTCACGTACACCGGCGCGATGCTGGTCGTGGTCGCGGCGGGGGTCCTGGCGTACGGTTTCCACGACCTCCAGGAGGCCGACTTCCTGCCCGGCCTCACCGACCAGGCCTTCGACATCTCCGGCACGATCCCGCCCGACAGCTGGTACGGCACCCTCCTGAAGGGCGTCCTCAACTTCCAGCCGAACCCGACGGTGCTCCAAGTCGCGGTGTGGCTCCTGTACTTGGTCCCGACCCTGGCCTTCTTCTTCGCACCGAGCCGGACCACGGCAAGCCCGGTGCGCGACCCGGCGTAG
- a CDS encoding bifunctional DNA primase/polymerase, with protein sequence MSAEFGGRTGLQGKLTQWLRAGRRPKETAGDGGREALLLAAAGAGLPLAPAAHPAGYRCSCDRVGCPTPARHPVSFAWQTQSTTDRAQIERWARHQPQANFITATGMVHDVLDVPLDAGRAALERLLAEGVEVGPVAESDDGRMLFFTLTRGTPEDEDEWWPCELDCHPETMDEHPGLRWHCRGSYVLVPPARLPGEDQAVRWVRGPEHALPDPLSLLEVLTEVCARYVGDESDPAGAGWPLRH encoded by the coding sequence ATGAGCGCGGAGTTCGGCGGCCGGACCGGCCTGCAGGGCAAACTCACCCAGTGGCTGCGCGCGGGGCGCCGGCCGAAGGAGACCGCCGGGGACGGCGGCCGTGAGGCCCTGCTGCTCGCCGCCGCCGGCGCGGGACTGCCCCTGGCGCCCGCCGCCCACCCGGCCGGATACCGTTGCTCCTGCGACCGCGTCGGCTGTCCCACCCCCGCCCGGCACCCGGTGTCCTTCGCCTGGCAGACGCAGTCGACCACCGACCGCGCCCAGATCGAGCGCTGGGCCCGCCACCAGCCGCAGGCCAACTTCATCACCGCGACCGGCATGGTGCACGACGTCCTCGACGTGCCCCTCGACGCCGGTCGCGCCGCGTTGGAGCGGCTGCTGGCCGAGGGCGTCGAGGTCGGGCCGGTCGCCGAGAGCGACGACGGCCGCATGCTGTTCTTCACCCTCACCCGCGGCACGCCCGAGGACGAGGACGAGTGGTGGCCCTGCGAACTGGACTGCCACCCCGAGACGATGGACGAGCACCCCGGGCTGCGCTGGCACTGCCGGGGCTCCTACGTCCTCGTCCCGCCGGCCCGGCTGCCCGGTGAGGACCAGGCGGTGCGCTGGGTGCGCGGGCCCGAGCACGCCCTGCCGGATCCGCTGAGCCTGCTGGAGGTGCTCACGGAGGTCTGCGCCCGGTACGTCGGCGACGAGAGCGACCCCGCCGGGGCGGGCTGGCCGCTGCGGCACTGA